Proteins from a single region of Candidatus Bathyarchaeia archaeon:
- a CDS encoding hydroxyacid dehydrogenase, which yields MRVLVCDTIHPDGLAILRAAGLQVDDRAGIDRTKLIELIPRYEVVIVRGRTKIDAPIIKIARNLKIVGRAGVGLDNIDVEGAKALGIQVWNTPGAPSTSVAELTVGLILSLLRKISFADQEMKAGRWIKNELMGEELQGKKVGVIGRAGRIGSEVSRILSVGFQAEVLGYDVVKPRGVPGLSYEFTESIEELLQKSEIVTIHVPYTPQTHYLLDSKRLGMMRRGSYLINTSRGDIVDGPSLLELLRQGKLGGAGLDVFHLEPPVDEWEKAIVSMPNGVTVTTCHIGAQTHQAQRRESVELAQKIISEAPKPISKATKS from the coding sequence ATGCGAGTTCTGGTTTGCGACACCATTCATCCTGATGGATTGGCGATTCTCCGAGCCGCGGGCCTCCAGGTTGATGATCGGGCAGGCATTGATAGAACCAAACTCATAGAGTTGATCCCAAGATACGAAGTCGTTATCGTTCGTGGCAGAACAAAGATTGATGCCCCCATAATCAAAATAGCAAGGAACTTGAAAATCGTCGGTAGGGCCGGAGTAGGACTCGACAACATCGACGTCGAAGGGGCAAAGGCCCTTGGGATACAGGTTTGGAACACTCCGGGTGCACCCTCGACCAGCGTTGCCGAGTTAACTGTAGGATTGATCCTGTCGTTGTTGCGGAAGATTTCTTTTGCGGATCAGGAGATGAAGGCTGGTCGCTGGATCAAGAACGAGTTGATGGGCGAGGAGCTGCAAGGCAAGAAGGTGGGAGTTATCGGACGTGCAGGTCGGATAGGGAGTGAAGTGTCAAGGATTCTCTCAGTCGGTTTTCAGGCGGAAGTTCTTGGTTACGATGTTGTCAAGCCCCGAGGCGTTCCCGGGCTCAGCTATGAGTTCACCGAATCTATCGAAGAACTTTTGCAGAAATCCGAAATTGTCACCATCCATGTTCCATACACTCCTCAGACTCACTATCTTCTAGATAGTAAGCGGCTAGGGATGATGAGACGAGGGTCCTACTTGATCAATACTTCAAGAGGAGACATCGTTGATGGGCCGAGCCTCCTTGAACTGCTTCGGCAAGGAAAGCTTGGAGGTGCCGGGCTCGATGTCTTTCATCTGGAACCGCCAGTTGATGAATGGGAGAAAGCAATCGTTTCCATGCCTAACGGAGTTACCGTGACAACCTGCCATATAGGCGCCCAGACTCACCAAGCACAGAGAAGGGAGAGCGTGGAGCTTGCTCAGAAGATAATATCCGAAGCCCCAAAGCCTATCTCCAAAGCAACGAAATCCTAG